In Brassica rapa cultivar Chiifu-401-42 chromosome A06, CAAS_Brap_v3.01, whole genome shotgun sequence, a single window of DNA contains:
- the LOC103874728 gene encoding uncharacterized protein LOC103874728 isoform X1 — MISDSITNASATSAPSARDFAKKKRNNKSAAKLKQNKLGLRREQWLSQVAVTNKVCKEEKSAKPDQRDKPVERREEDSNGGNVDVRHESFMESPSNSSMGGTDISTNFSGSSSTSSDFCSGNITEEDNGEECVDDWEALADALAAEEENLLHESVKEKESVGQSASNADDSINRDAEQDCLRMPSRKQKSNRAWRPDDNLRPQGLPNLGKQLSFPELDKRYSTVSIPSSCPICYEDLDLTDSSFLPCPCGFRLCLFCHKTICDGDGRCPGCRKPYEVQNAIKAETSVQGGGFTIRLARSSSMFCRF, encoded by the exons ATGATTTCAGATTCGATCACCAACGCTTCTGCTACATCAGCTCCAAGCGCGAGGGATTTCGCAAAGAAGAAGAGG AACAATAAGTCTGCGGCTAAGCTGAAGCAGAACAAGCTCGGTCTCCGCCGCGAGCAATGGCTTTCTCAAG TTGCGGTGACCAATAAGGTCTGTAAGGAGGAGAAGAGTGCCAAGCCTGATCAGAGAGATAAGCCAGTGGAGCGTAGAGAAGAGGATAGTAACGGTGGGAATGTTGATGTTCGTCATGAGAGCTTTATGGAGTCACCTTCAAACAGCTCCATGGGAGGCACTGATATAAGCACTAACTTCAGTGGGAGTAGTAGTACCAGCAGTGACTTTTGCTCTGGTAACATAACTGAAGAGGATAATGGTGAAGAGTGTGTGGATGATTGGGAAGCTCTTGCTGATGCATTAGCTGCCGAGGAAGAGAATCTCCTCCATGAGTCTGTTAAGGAGAAAGAGAGTGTTGGACAATCAGCTTCTAATGCGGATGATTCGATCAACAGAGATGCAGAGCAGGATTGTTTGAGAATGCCATCAAGGAAGCAAAAGAGCAATCGAGCTTGGAGGCCTGACGATAACCTTCGCCCTCAGGGGCTACCTAATCTGGGGAAGCAGCTTAGTTTCCCGGAGCTGGACAAGCGTTATAGCACTGTCTCGATTCCGTCTTCATGTCCCATCTGCTATGAAGACTTGGACTTGACTGATTCGAGTTTCCTTCCATGTCCTTGCGGGTTCAGGCTCTGTCTCTTCTGCCACAAGACTATTTGCGATGGAGATGGGCGTTGTCCAGGGTGCAGGAAACCGTATGAAGTACAGAATGCCATCAAGGCTGAGACTAGTGTTCAAGGTGGTGGTTTCACTATTCGGTTGGCTCGTTCTTCTAGCatgttttgcaggttttga
- the LOC103874728 gene encoding uncharacterized protein LOC103874728 isoform X2 — translation MISDSITNASATSAPSARDFAKKKRNNKSAAKLKQNKLGLRREQWLSQVAVTNKVCKEEKSAKPDQRDKPVERREEDSNGGNVDVRHESFMESPSNSSMGGTDISTNFSGSSSTSSDFCSGNITEEDNGEECVDDWEALADALAAEEENLLHESVKEKESVGQSASNADDSINRDAEQDCLRMPSRKQKSNRAWRPDDNLRPQGLPNLGKQLSFPELDKRYSTVSIPSSCPICYEDLDLTDSSFLPCPCGFRLCLFCHKTICDGDGRCPGCRKPYEVQNAIKAETSVQGGGFTIRLARSSSMFCSVVCEYIKRWYRKFKYRVSIVLVWSATIHVMIIPLKV, via the exons ATGATTTCAGATTCGATCACCAACGCTTCTGCTACATCAGCTCCAAGCGCGAGGGATTTCGCAAAGAAGAAGAGG AACAATAAGTCTGCGGCTAAGCTGAAGCAGAACAAGCTCGGTCTCCGCCGCGAGCAATGGCTTTCTCAAG TTGCGGTGACCAATAAGGTCTGTAAGGAGGAGAAGAGTGCCAAGCCTGATCAGAGAGATAAGCCAGTGGAGCGTAGAGAAGAGGATAGTAACGGTGGGAATGTTGATGTTCGTCATGAGAGCTTTATGGAGTCACCTTCAAACAGCTCCATGGGAGGCACTGATATAAGCACTAACTTCAGTGGGAGTAGTAGTACCAGCAGTGACTTTTGCTCTGGTAACATAACTGAAGAGGATAATGGTGAAGAGTGTGTGGATGATTGGGAAGCTCTTGCTGATGCATTAGCTGCCGAGGAAGAGAATCTCCTCCATGAGTCTGTTAAGGAGAAAGAGAGTGTTGGACAATCAGCTTCTAATGCGGATGATTCGATCAACAGAGATGCAGAGCAGGATTGTTTGAGAATGCCATCAAGGAAGCAAAAGAGCAATCGAGCTTGGAGGCCTGACGATAACCTTCGCCCTCAGGGGCTACCTAATCTGGGGAAGCAGCTTAGTTTCCCGGAGCTGGACAAGCGTTATAGCACTGTCTCGATTCCGTCTTCATGTCCCATCTGCTATGAAGACTTGGACTTGACTGATTCGAGTTTCCTTCCATGTCCTTGCGGGTTCAGGCTCTGTCTCTTCTGCCACAAGACTATTTGCGATGGAGATGGGCGTTGTCCAGGGTGCAGGAAACCGTATGAAGTACAGAATGCCATCAAGGCTGAGACTAGTGTTCAAGGTGGTGGTTTCACTATTCGGTTGGCTCGTTCTTCTAGCatgttttgcag TGTGGTGTGTGAATACATAAAAAGGTGGTACAGAAaattcaaatatagagtttcaatAGTGCTTGTTTGGTCTGCAACGATTCATGTGATGATAATACCATTAAAGGTCTAA
- the LOC103874727 gene encoding two-component response regulator ARR6, with the protein MAEVMLPMKMEMANDPSKFTSPDLLHVLAVDDSHVDRKFIERLLKVSSCKVTVVDSATRALQYLGLDVNEKPIGCKDLKVNLIMTDYSMPGMTGYELLKKIKESSAFRDVPVVVMSSENILPRIDRCLEEGAEDFLLKPVKLSDVRRIRDSLIKVEDLSFTKSINKRELETENVYSLDSSVPLQLKRTKI; encoded by the exons ATGGCTGAGGTTATGCTACCGATGAAAATGGAGATGGCTAACGATCCTTCCAAGTTTACATCACCTGATCTTCTTCATGTTCTCGCCGTCGACGACAGTCACGTTGATCGGAAATTCATAGAACGCTTGCTCAAAGTCTCTTCCTGTAAAG TTACTGTTGTTGATAGTGCGACAAGAGCTCTGCAATACCTTGGACTAGACGTAAACGAGAAACCCATCGGTTGTAAG GATTTGAAAGTTAATTTGATCATGACGGATTACTCTATGCCCGGAATGACTGGATATGAACTCTTGAAGAAGATCAAA GAATCGTCAGCTTTCAGAGATGTGCCTGTGGTGGTTATGTCATCTGAGAACATTTTGCCTCGTATTGATAG ATGTCTTGAAGAAGGGGCTGAAGATTTCTTACTGAAGCCGGTAAAACTCTCGGATGTAAGAAGAATAAGAGATTCTCTGATTAAAGTTGAAGATTTATCTTTCACAAAGAGTATTAACAAGAGAGAGCTAGAAACAGAGAATGTCTACTCCTTGGACTCATCTGTTCCCTTGCAGCTCAAACGCACAAAGATCTGA